One part of the Brucella pseudogrignonensis genome encodes these proteins:
- a CDS encoding terminase large subunit, translating to MSYADKAHQYARDVVSGAIPACKYVYQACQRQLDDLANPPKGYHFDTGRAERICRFVELCPHIKGPSASRGDLMILEPWQLFILSTSFGWVDSNGNRRFRRVYVEVPRGNGKSSFSSPVGLYMLALDGEAGAEIYSAATTRDQARIVFRDAQAMARKMPAYRNRFKVDVSAQSLVQMKTSSAFKALSADGHTLDGLNIHLAIVDELHAHKSRDVYDVLETGLGKRPQSMLWMITTAGSNKHGICYEVRKFVLDVLAGTVAGEAADAVFGIIYTIDEGDDPFAEETLRKANPNWGVSVDPKIVLQTAGKARQVATARANYLTKHLNVWVDANSALFDTDWWRKCEDRDLVEEDFANDECVIGLDLASKIDIAARVNLYRRLIDGKAHYYVFPRFYLPRVAIEEDKHPMYRGWEMQGDITATAGETIDFGSIEDDIKAEGPGLNLQAVATDPWQAQQMIQNLKRDGMPAEEYRQTVATMSEATKTLDALMREQRIHHTGNAVMNWMIGNVVGHYDAKENVYPRKEMPQNKIDGAVALIMALGWFIQQETEHDGMDDYFKSLAGAA from the coding sequence ACGTTGTTTCAGGCGCTATTCCGGCCTGCAAGTATGTCTATCAGGCTTGCCAGCGACAGCTTGACGATCTGGCTAATCCGCCGAAGGGCTATCACTTCGATACCGGAAGGGCAGAGCGCATCTGCCGATTTGTCGAGCTATGCCCACATATCAAAGGCCCGTCAGCTTCACGCGGCGATCTGATGATTTTGGAGCCGTGGCAGCTATTCATCTTGAGCACGTCATTCGGCTGGGTGGATAGTAACGGAAATAGGCGGTTTCGTCGCGTTTATGTGGAAGTCCCCCGCGGTAACGGGAAGTCATCTTTCTCGTCGCCGGTTGGTCTTTACATGCTTGCGCTTGACGGTGAAGCCGGTGCTGAAATCTACTCGGCAGCGACGACACGCGATCAGGCTCGCATTGTTTTCCGCGATGCACAGGCGATGGCAAGAAAGATGCCTGCCTATCGCAATCGGTTTAAGGTCGATGTCAGTGCACAGTCTCTTGTGCAGATGAAAACATCGAGCGCGTTCAAGGCTCTATCCGCTGACGGGCATACGCTTGACGGTTTGAATATTCATCTGGCTATCGTAGACGAGCTTCACGCGCACAAAAGCCGTGATGTTTATGATGTTCTGGAAACAGGGCTTGGCAAACGGCCTCAATCGATGCTGTGGATGATCACCACGGCAGGCAGCAACAAGCACGGTATCTGCTACGAGGTCAGGAAGTTCGTTCTTGATGTTCTGGCTGGCACTGTAGCGGGGGAGGCTGCTGACGCTGTATTCGGAATTATTTACACCATTGACGAGGGCGACGATCCGTTTGCAGAAGAAACTTTGCGGAAGGCAAACCCGAATTGGGGTGTGTCTGTCGATCCTAAGATTGTCTTACAGACGGCAGGCAAGGCCAGACAGGTTGCAACAGCAAGGGCGAATTATCTCACCAAGCATCTGAATGTTTGGGTTGACGCTAATTCGGCGCTGTTTGACACAGACTGGTGGCGCAAATGCGAGGACCGCGATCTTGTTGAGGAAGACTTTGCCAACGACGAATGTGTCATTGGCCTTGATCTGGCAAGTAAGATCGACATTGCAGCGCGTGTAAACCTCTATCGCAGGTTGATAGATGGGAAGGCTCATTATTATGTTTTCCCACGTTTTTACCTACCGAGAGTTGCAATAGAAGAAGATAAGCACCCGATGTATCGCGGGTGGGAGATGCAGGGCGACATAACTGCCACTGCCGGTGAGACAATCGACTTCGGTTCAATCGAGGATGACATCAAGGCGGAAGGTCCGGGATTAAATCTGCAAGCTGTAGCAACTGACCCATGGCAAGCGCAGCAGATGATCCAGAACCTCAAGCGCGATGGAATGCCTGCCGAGGAATATCGGCAAACAGTGGCAACGATGAGCGAGGCGACGAAAACGCTTGATGCTCTCATGCGGGAACAGCGCATTCATCACACCGGAAATGCGGTGATGAACTGGATGATCGGCAATGTTGTCGGGCATTACGATGCAAAAGAGAACGTCTACCCGCGCAAGGAGATGCCTCAAAACAAGATCGACGGTGCGGTGGCGCTAATCATGGCTCTTGGCTGGTTTATTCAGCAGGAAACGGAACATGATGGCATGGATGATTACTTCAAGAGCTTGGCAGGTGCAGCGTGA
- a CDS encoding phage portal protein — MNLLRKMLNGFVGDTPVKRNLTVREPDAWYPGDSIGGAGEIITEKNVLALSAVWACVNLISGTISSLPLMVYRKSADGSREVASDHPLYVVLHDSPNYDQTAVDFWDFMAASVELWGNGYARVNRSNGNVRVLTPILPALMSVQKKSNGDLIYKWTEDGKANEATDREILHIRGFGGNPLGGASTLYFGRRVFGLSQAADRSAGSMFENGLRPSGVLKFEKWLNDEQRELAEQKLAAKIGSGNAGKPIILEGGTEWQQLTITPEDAQMLETRSFSIEEICRFFGVPPHMVGHTSKSTSWGSGIEAQTLGFQKFTLRRRLKRIEQALMKQLLTPADKAAGVIIEFNQEGLLRGDTAGRARFYQQMTAIGAMTINEVRELENLPPVEGGDVPRMQMQNVPITEAGADRELTPRQSDNEE, encoded by the coding sequence GTGAACCTATTGCGAAAGATGCTGAATGGTTTCGTTGGCGATACGCCTGTTAAGCGGAACCTGACCGTTCGTGAGCCTGACGCTTGGTATCCGGGTGACAGCATCGGCGGGGCCGGGGAGATCATCACTGAAAAGAATGTTCTTGCACTGTCTGCGGTGTGGGCATGTGTGAACCTGATTTCAGGTACAATCTCGTCGTTGCCGCTTATGGTTTATCGCAAGAGTGCTGACGGATCACGCGAGGTCGCAAGCGATCACCCACTCTATGTTGTGCTGCACGACAGCCCGAATTACGACCAGACAGCGGTTGACTTCTGGGACTTCATGGCGGCATCGGTTGAGCTTTGGGGCAATGGTTACGCTCGTGTCAATCGATCAAATGGTAATGTTCGGGTCTTAACTCCTATTCTTCCGGCGCTGATGAGCGTTCAGAAGAAGTCCAACGGCGATCTGATTTACAAGTGGACTGAGGACGGCAAGGCGAACGAAGCCACAGATCGCGAAATCCTGCATATCCGTGGTTTCGGCGGCAACCCACTTGGCGGAGCGTCGACGCTTTACTTCGGTCGCCGTGTGTTTGGCTTATCGCAGGCAGCGGATAGATCAGCCGGATCGATGTTTGAGAACGGTTTGCGACCTTCTGGTGTTCTCAAGTTCGAGAAGTGGCTGAACGATGAGCAGCGCGAGCTTGCCGAACAGAAACTTGCAGCGAAAATCGGAAGCGGCAATGCTGGCAAGCCTATCATCCTAGAGGGCGGCACCGAATGGCAGCAACTGACGATTACGCCAGAAGATGCCCAGATGCTGGAAACCCGCTCATTCTCTATTGAGGAAATCTGTCGGTTCTTCGGTGTGCCTCCGCATATGGTTGGTCACACATCGAAATCGACAAGTTGGGGATCGGGTATTGAAGCGCAAACACTCGGCTTTCAGAAGTTCACACTTCGCCGTCGTTTGAAGCGCATTGAACAGGCACTGATGAAACAGCTCCTGACGCCAGCGGATAAGGCGGCAGGGGTTATCATAGAATTTAACCAAGAAGGCCTTCTGCGGGGCGATACGGCGGGAAGAGCGCGGTTCTACCAGCAGATGACGGCAATCGGCGCGATGACGATCAACGAAGTCCGAGAGCTTGAGAACTTGCCACCTGTCGAGGGCGGAGATGTTCCACGCATGCAGATGCAGAATGTGCCCATTACCGAAGCCGGTGCAGACCGAGAACTGACCCCGCGTCAGAGCGACAACGAGGAATAA
- a CDS encoding HK97 family phage prohead protease: protein MKTKDFALQVKDLSEDGTFTGYGSVNGNVDSYGERVMPGAFAGSLAKHKREGTSVLMLWQHNPNEPIGIWDDLAEDAKGLWGKGRLIMEVQKAREVHALMKANAIGGLSIGYREIKATPDGNVRNLDELDLREISPVSFPANRRARIEAVKSERMDEFARRLRDGDPMPIKEFEDILREAGVPKSMACAIASHGYAKAVLGDPEGEKASDATAFLKALRG, encoded by the coding sequence ATGAAAACCAAAGACTTTGCCTTGCAGGTTAAAGACCTGTCGGAAGACGGCACCTTTACGGGTTACGGCTCGGTCAACGGCAATGTTGACAGCTATGGCGAGCGGGTAATGCCCGGTGCTTTCGCTGGCAGTCTCGCTAAGCATAAGCGCGAAGGCACAAGCGTTCTGATGCTTTGGCAGCATAACCCGAATGAACCGATCGGTATCTGGGATGATCTTGCTGAGGATGCAAAAGGCCTTTGGGGTAAGGGCCGCTTGATCATGGAAGTGCAGAAGGCTCGTGAAGTCCATGCGCTCATGAAGGCGAATGCTATCGGTGGTCTTTCCATCGGGTACCGAGAAATCAAAGCCACTCCTGACGGCAATGTGCGCAATCTGGATGAATTGGACCTGCGGGAAATCTCCCCGGTTTCTTTCCCAGCCAATCGCCGCGCCCGTATCGAGGCAGTGAAATCTGAACGCATGGATGAGTTTGCCAGACGCCTCCGCGATGGCGACCCCATGCCGATCAAAGAATTTGAGGACATCTTGCGAGAGGCAGGGGTTCCAAAAAGCATGGCATGCGCGATTGCCTCGCATGGTTATGCAAAGGCCGTTCTGGGTGATCCAGAGGGCGAAAAGGCAAGCGACGCAACCGCATTCTTAAAAGCATTGCGCGGTTAA
- a CDS encoding phage major capsid protein, translating to MSDNKTAEQLALEVKADFEKKFDSVKEIAEQAVAEAKKNGDISESLKAKADESLTAMNELKARLDDFEQKAARGGGEGDREKSIGEQFVENDKVKEFLGQANPRGRIDIQTKATLTTATTNAAGSVGAAIQTTRLPGILELPQRRLTIRDLLSQGQMDGGSLEYVKEKGFNNRAAGVAEGAAKPNSDIQFELVTTSAKVIAHWMKASRQVLSDVSQLRSIIDQRLLYGLAYVEENQLLNGDGTGQNLLGIIPQSTAFAIPAGTTMPATVTGIDRLRVAMLQAALAEYPATGHVLNPIDWTSIELLKDTQGRYIIGNPQGTLSPTLWGLPVVTTQAVAAGKFLTGAFKLGAQIFDRWQARVEVATENEDDFIKNLVTILAEERLALAVYRPEAFIYGDVNAAPGGGE from the coding sequence ATGAGCGACAATAAAACAGCAGAGCAGCTTGCTCTGGAGGTTAAGGCTGACTTCGAGAAGAAGTTTGACAGCGTCAAGGAAATCGCTGAACAGGCCGTGGCTGAAGCCAAGAAGAATGGCGACATCAGCGAGAGCCTCAAGGCAAAGGCTGACGAAAGCCTTACCGCCATGAATGAACTCAAGGCACGTCTTGACGATTTCGAGCAGAAGGCAGCACGCGGCGGTGGCGAAGGCGACCGGGAAAAGTCGATTGGTGAGCAGTTCGTTGAAAACGACAAGGTCAAGGAATTTCTCGGTCAGGCGAACCCTCGCGGTCGCATCGACATTCAGACCAAGGCCACGCTGACCACGGCAACCACGAACGCCGCCGGTTCCGTTGGCGCTGCAATTCAGACCACCCGACTTCCCGGCATTCTTGAGCTGCCCCAGCGCCGTCTGACTATCCGTGATCTGCTCTCGCAGGGTCAGATGGACGGCGGTTCACTGGAATACGTCAAGGAAAAGGGTTTCAACAACCGCGCCGCTGGCGTGGCTGAAGGTGCGGCAAAGCCAAACTCGGATATTCAGTTCGAGCTGGTAACGACCTCTGCCAAGGTCATTGCACACTGGATGAAGGCTTCCCGTCAGGTGCTGTCTGACGTGTCACAGCTTCGCTCGATCATTGATCAGCGCTTGCTGTACGGTCTGGCATACGTTGAAGAAAACCAGCTTCTCAACGGTGACGGCACAGGCCAGAACCTGCTCGGCATCATCCCGCAGTCGACAGCGTTCGCTATCCCTGCCGGGACAACCATGCCAGCAACTGTTACCGGCATTGATCGTCTTCGTGTGGCGATGCTTCAGGCGGCGCTTGCTGAATATCCAGCAACCGGCCATGTCCTCAATCCGATTGATTGGACGTCGATTGAACTGCTCAAGGACACTCAGGGCCGTTACATCATCGGCAATCCGCAGGGTACGCTTTCGCCTACTCTTTGGGGCCTTCCTGTTGTCACCACTCAGGCGGTTGCGGCTGGTAAGTTCCTCACCGGTGCGTTCAAGCTTGGTGCGCAGATTTTCGACCGCTGGCAGGCACGTGTTGAAGTCGCAACTGAGAATGAAGACGACTTCATCAAGAACCTTGTCACCATCCTTGCTGAAGAACGTCTCGCTCTGGCTGTCTATCGTCCAGAAGCGTTCATCTACGGCGATGTGAACGCGGCTCCGGGTGGCGGCGAATAA
- a CDS encoding phage head-tail connector protein has product MLLPVRTQAPADLPVSLEEARQHLIVSGFTDDDNQITRFIQAATDHLERTLNIALVTQTWKQSFCSFNSFLRLRMGPVASVEAVKYFDTDNVEKTVSEASYKTLDYACGTVLSLAYGNSWPATVARADAVTIEYKAGTAPADVPASLKAAILMHVGLMYSYRGDPEGPRIESNQAYEALIWPFRRPKV; this is encoded by the coding sequence ATGCTGCTTCCTGTCCGCACACAAGCGCCAGCAGACCTACCGGTATCGCTTGAAGAAGCTCGTCAACATCTGATTGTGTCGGGTTTCACCGATGATGATAACCAGATCACGCGCTTTATTCAGGCCGCGACCGATCATCTTGAGCGTACGCTTAACATCGCGCTTGTCACTCAGACGTGGAAGCAATCGTTTTGCTCGTTTAATAGCTTCCTGCGGCTGCGTATGGGGCCAGTGGCTAGCGTTGAGGCCGTGAAGTACTTCGACACCGATAATGTGGAGAAAACCGTTTCAGAGGCCTCCTACAAGACGCTGGACTATGCCTGCGGAACAGTTCTTTCGCTCGCTTACGGTAACTCGTGGCCCGCTACTGTAGCCCGCGCCGATGCGGTCACTATCGAATACAAGGCAGGGACAGCCCCGGCAGACGTGCCAGCCTCTCTCAAGGCGGCAATCCTGATGCATGTTGGGCTGATGTACTCATACCGAGGCGACCCAGAAGGCCCACGGATTGAGAGCAATCAAGCCTATGAAGCTCTTATCTGGCCGTTTCGCCGTCCGAAGGTGTAA
- a CDS encoding head-tail adaptor protein — protein MARLGSGQLRSSITFSTITEVPDGHGGFEPTPTDFTVRGNIRYLRGGETVQAARLTGKQPVVVTVRRSSQTAALTTDDGMRDARTGTEYQIRAIVPTEDRQFMEITAESGVAT, from the coding sequence ATGGCTAGATTAGGATCAGGGCAACTTCGTTCATCTATCACCTTCAGCACCATCACCGAAGTGCCGGACGGGCATGGTGGTTTCGAGCCGACCCCGACCGATTTCACAGTCCGCGGCAATATCCGGTATCTGCGGGGAGGGGAAACGGTTCAGGCGGCAAGGTTGACGGGTAAGCAGCCGGTTGTTGTCACGGTGCGCAGAAGTAGCCAGACGGCAGCTTTGACCACTGATGACGGTATGCGTGATGCGCGCACCGGAACCGAGTACCAGATCAGGGCAATTGTCCCGACCGAGGATCGGCAGTTTATGGAAATTACAGCGGAAAGCGGGGTGGCGACATGA
- a CDS encoding DUF3168 domain-containing protein — protein MSVSVSFQDLIISTLKANAKVSALVGDRVYDGPPEKPTFPYISMGASDFRTDDADCINSREETIQIDCWVRKNGRKWPCKEIVDAIVGALRNTTGELLSGALVGLNIELSRVLDDPDGITAHGIVQVTGLIDEEWEDG, from the coding sequence ATGAGTGTTTCCGTCTCATTCCAAGACCTGATTATTTCCACGCTCAAGGCCAACGCGAAGGTTTCGGCACTTGTCGGTGATCGTGTGTATGACGGCCCACCTGAAAAGCCGACATTTCCATATATCTCGATGGGCGCGAGTGATTTTCGCACCGATGATGCTGATTGCATCAATAGCCGTGAAGAAACAATCCAGATTGATTGCTGGGTGCGCAAGAATGGCCGGAAATGGCCGTGCAAAGAGATTGTTGACGCCATTGTAGGCGCTTTGAGAAACACCACTGGTGAGCTGTTAAGCGGCGCTCTTGTGGGTCTTAATATCGAATTGTCGCGTGTTTTGGATGATCCAGACGGTATAACCGCTCATGGCATTGTGCAAGTCACCGGACTGATTGACGAGGAATGGGAAGATGGTTGA
- a CDS encoding HK97-gp10 family putative phage morphogenesis protein, producing MVEGLDRLKRKLTKTIPQAVFDATIKAMEQGAGEVVSMMRRLAPKDTGALAQTINWTWGDAPKGSMVLGKSAPTRDGLVITIYAGDTSTMVGEREQFQLARLQEFGTQHMKASPYFFPSWRTLRKRVRGRVTRQMRKAVRDGAK from the coding sequence ATGGTTGAGGGCTTAGACCGGCTCAAGCGAAAGCTTACTAAGACCATTCCGCAGGCTGTATTCGATGCGACGATCAAAGCAATGGAGCAAGGTGCTGGCGAAGTCGTCAGTATGATGCGTCGATTGGCACCGAAAGATACGGGTGCACTTGCACAGACGATCAACTGGACGTGGGGCGATGCGCCGAAAGGCTCAATGGTCCTCGGCAAGTCAGCACCGACACGCGACGGTTTGGTGATCACGATCTACGCTGGCGATACGTCAACGATGGTTGGTGAACGTGAGCAATTCCAGCTTGCCAGACTTCAAGAGTTCGGCACCCAGCACATGAAGGCCAGCCCGTATTTCTTCCCATCATGGCGCACGTTGCGAAAGCGTGTCCGGGGCAGGGTTACGCGCCAGATGCGCAAAGCAGTCAGAGACGGAGCGAAATAA
- a CDS encoding phage tail tube protein, whose translation MAVKPITAEFQHLVVEIETDVEGTFSKICGITQRGINRQHNMQTTEVPADCEDESLPAVVERAVQSSEVTISGTGVWASQSHQMMLDWWYSGGKKTIRVQHVNSAVGDTEYETGSAILVYLNNAVEKGQKVSAEIEIQFDGLPTRTAKAA comes from the coding sequence ATGGCCGTTAAGCCAATTACCGCAGAATTTCAGCATCTTGTTGTTGAGATTGAAACAGATGTCGAGGGTACTTTCTCGAAGATTTGCGGCATCACACAGCGCGGTATCAACCGCCAGCACAACATGCAGACAACGGAAGTACCCGCCGATTGTGAAGATGAAAGCCTGCCAGCTGTTGTTGAACGTGCTGTTCAGTCCTCGGAAGTTACAATCTCAGGTACTGGCGTATGGGCCAGCCAGAGCCATCAAATGATGCTTGATTGGTGGTATTCGGGCGGTAAGAAGACAATTCGTGTTCAGCACGTCAATTCTGCTGTTGGTGACACAGAATATGAAACAGGATCAGCGATCCTCGTGTACCTCAACAATGCCGTTGAAAAAGGCCAAAAGGTATCGGCTGAAATCGAAATTCAGTTCGACGGATTGCCAACCCGTACCGCTAAGGCTGCGTAA